Proteins from one Mycobacterium sp. SMC-2 genomic window:
- the rlmB gene encoding 23S rRNA (guanosine(2251)-2'-O)-methyltransferase RlmB translates to MAGNSRRRGAIRKAGTKKGPTVGSGGQRRRALEGRGPTPPAHLRPHHPAAKRAQSQSRRPARRTTDETETVLGRNPVLECLRAGVPATALYVAVGIDADERVTECVSRAADSGISILEVPRADLDRMTSNHLHQGIALQVPPYNYAHPDDLLAAATNSPPALLVALDNISDPHNLGAIVRSVAAFGGHGVLIPQRRSASVTAVAWRTSAGAAARIPVARATNLTRTLKDWADRGVRVIGLDADGDTLVDDMDGADPLVVVVGSEGKGLSRLVRQNCDEVVSIPMAGHAESLNASVAAGVVLAEIARQRRA, encoded by the coding sequence ATGGCCGGCAATTCGCGGCGCCGCGGGGCGATACGCAAGGCGGGCACCAAGAAGGGACCGACCGTGGGCTCGGGCGGCCAGCGTCGCCGCGCGCTGGAGGGACGCGGTCCCACACCGCCGGCGCACCTGCGTCCCCACCATCCCGCCGCCAAACGCGCCCAGTCGCAGTCGCGCCGGCCTGCCCGGCGGACCACCGACGAGACGGAAACGGTGCTCGGCCGCAACCCGGTGCTGGAGTGCCTGCGGGCCGGGGTCCCGGCGACCGCGCTCTACGTGGCCGTGGGCATCGACGCCGACGAGCGGGTCACCGAATGCGTTTCGCGCGCGGCGGATTCGGGCATCTCGATCCTTGAGGTGCCACGTGCCGACCTGGACCGGATGACCAGCAACCACTTGCATCAGGGCATCGCGTTGCAGGTGCCGCCGTACAACTACGCACACCCCGACGACTTGTTGGCGGCCGCCACCAACTCGCCGCCGGCGCTGTTGGTTGCGCTGGACAACATCTCCGATCCGCACAACCTCGGTGCAATCGTGCGCTCGGTCGCGGCATTCGGCGGTCACGGTGTGCTGATCCCGCAGCGGCGCTCGGCGTCGGTCACGGCGGTGGCCTGGCGCACCAGCGCCGGGGCCGCGGCGCGCATCCCGGTGGCGCGGGCCACGAATCTCACCAGGACGCTCAAGGATTGGGCCGACCGCGGAGTCCGGGTGATCGGCCTGGACGCAGACGGCGACACCCTGGTCGACGACATGGACGGCGCCGACCCGCTGGTGGTGGTCGTCGGGTCGGAAGGCAAAGGGCTGTCCCGACTGGTGCGGCAGAACTGCGACGAGGTGGTCTCCATCCCGATGGCCGGGCACGCCGAATCGCTGAACGCCTCGGTGGCCGCCGGGGTAGTGCTCGCCGAGATCGCCCGCCAGCGCAGGGCTTAA
- the cysS gene encoding cysteine--tRNA ligase, whose protein sequence is MTDRARLRLHDTATGAVRDFVPLREGHVSIYLCGATVQGLPHIGHVRSGVAFDILRRWLMARGCDVLFIRNVTDIDDKILNKAAAADRPWWEWAATYERAFSAAYDALDVLPPSAEPRATGHITQMVELMDRLIETGHAYAAGGDVYFDVLSYPEYGQLSGHKIDDVHQGEGVATCKRDQRDFTLWKAAKPGEPSWPTPWGRGRPGWHLECSAMARTYLGPEFDIHCGGMDLVFPHHENEIAQSRAAGDGFARYWLHNGWVTMGGEKMSKSLGNVLAIPTMLQRVRPAELRYYLGSAHYRSMLEFSDTALQDAVKAYVGVEEFLHRVRVRVGAVEPGEWTPRFAGALDDDLAVPAALAEVHHARAEGNRALDSGDHEGALQHARAIRTMMGILGCDPLDERWETRDETSAALAAVEVLVRAELENREKAREQRNWALADEIRDRLKLAGIEVTDTADGPQWELLAREEKRTK, encoded by the coding sequence GTGACCGATCGCGCCCGCTTGCGGCTACACGACACCGCAACCGGTGCCGTGCGTGATTTCGTTCCGCTGCGCGAGGGCCACGTCTCCATCTACCTGTGTGGCGCCACGGTCCAGGGCCTGCCGCACATCGGCCACGTGCGCAGCGGCGTGGCCTTCGACATCCTGCGCCGGTGGCTGATGGCGCGCGGCTGCGACGTCTTGTTCATTCGCAACGTCACCGACATCGACGACAAGATCCTCAACAAGGCCGCCGCGGCCGACCGGCCGTGGTGGGAGTGGGCAGCCACGTACGAGCGCGCATTCAGCGCCGCCTACGACGCCCTGGACGTCTTGCCGCCGTCGGCCGAGCCACGCGCCACCGGGCACATCACCCAGATGGTCGAGTTGATGGATCGCCTGATCGAAACGGGCCACGCGTACGCGGCGGGCGGCGACGTGTACTTCGACGTGCTCAGCTACCCGGAGTACGGCCAGCTGTCCGGCCACAAGATCGACGACGTCCACCAAGGCGAAGGCGTGGCCACCTGCAAGCGCGATCAGCGCGACTTCACGCTGTGGAAGGCCGCCAAACCCGGTGAGCCGTCGTGGCCCACACCGTGGGGCCGCGGACGCCCCGGCTGGCACCTGGAGTGCTCGGCGATGGCACGCACCTATCTGGGGCCGGAATTCGACATCCATTGCGGCGGGATGGACTTGGTCTTCCCCCACCACGAGAACGAGATCGCGCAGAGCCGCGCCGCGGGCGACGGATTCGCCCGCTACTGGCTGCACAACGGCTGGGTCACCATGGGCGGCGAGAAGATGAGCAAGTCGCTGGGCAACGTGCTGGCCATACCGACGATGTTGCAGCGCGTGCGACCGGCGGAGCTGCGCTACTACCTGGGCAGCGCCCATTACCGTTCGATGCTGGAATTCTCCGACACCGCCCTGCAGGACGCGGTGAAAGCCTATGTGGGAGTCGAGGAATTCCTGCACCGCGTCCGCGTCCGCGTCGGCGCCGTCGAGCCCGGGGAATGGACCCCGCGGTTCGCCGGGGCGCTCGACGACGACTTGGCCGTGCCGGCCGCGCTGGCCGAGGTGCACCACGCCCGGGCCGAGGGCAACCGGGCTCTCGACAGCGGCGACCACGAAGGCGCGCTGCAGCATGCCCGCGCGATCCGCACCATGATGGGCATCCTGGGCTGCGACCCGCTCGACGAGCGCTGGGAGACCCGCGACGAGACGTCGGCCGCGCTGGCCGCCGTCGAGGTGCTGGTGCGCGCGGAACTGGAGAACCGGGAAAAGGCCCGCGAGCAACGCAATTGGGCGCTTGCCGACGAGATCCGGGATCGGCTGAAGCTCGCCGGCATCGAGGTCACCGACACCGCCGACGGGCCGCAGTGGGAGCTGTTGGCCCGCGAAGAAAAGCGCACCAAGTAG